A stretch of Prunus dulcis chromosome 6, ALMONDv2, whole genome shotgun sequence DNA encodes these proteins:
- the LOC117632749 gene encoding cytochrome P450 86A1, protein METLPILFTLFGATFLYLFWFYLLARKLTGPTVWPFVGSLPVLFMNRNSIHDWITSNLRATGGSSTYQTCTLALPFLARKQGLFTVTCNPKNIEHILRTRFDNYPKGPTWQAAFHDLLGEGIFNSDGETWLIQRKTAALEFTTRTLRQAMARWVNRTIRNRLWCILDKAAKDHIAVDLQDLLLRLTFDNICGLTFGKDPETLSPELPDNPFAKAFDNATEGTLQRLLYPSFLWRLQKTFGLGAERQLEKSLRVVENYMNEAIVARKATPSDDLISRFMNKRDVDGNHFPSAVLQRIALNFVLAGRDTSSVALSWFFYLVMNNPQIEAKIVGEISTVLKSTRGDDQRLWLEEPLVFDEADKLVYLKAALAETLRLYPSVPEDFKYVVNDDVLPDGTFVPAGSTVTYSIYSVGRMKCIWGEDCMEFKPERWISADGNRFEPPKDGYKFVAFNAGPRTCLGKDLAYLQMKSVASAVLLRYRLSPVPGFRAQQKMSLTLFMKNGLQVYLHPRQLGGGPGLVAATSA, encoded by the exons ATGGAAACCCTACCTATTCTCTTTACCCTATTTGGTGCTACATTTTTGTATCTCTTCTGGTTCTACCTCTTGGCTCGGAAACTCACAGGTCCGACCGTTTGGCCATTCGTGGGCAGCCTTCCGGTTCTTTTTATGAACCGGAATTCAATCCATGACTGGATCACAAGTAACCTCCGTGCCACGGGCGGTTCCTCCACGTACCAAACATGTACACTCGCTCTTCCTTTCTTGGCTCGCAAGCAAGGGTTGTTCACCGTGACATGTAACCCAAAAAACATCGAGCACATACTCCGAACCCGGTTCGATAATTACCCCAAAGGGCCAACGTGGCAGGCCGCTTTTCATGATCTTTTGGGGGAAGGGATATTCAATAGCGACGGAGAGACGTGGCTGATACAGAGGAAAACGGCAGCGTTGGAGTTCACAACTCGGACGCTGAGGCAGGCCATGGCTCGGTGGGTGAACCGGACCATCAGGAACCGGCTGTGGTGCATTTTGGATAAGGCGGCCAAAGATCACATCGCGGTGGACTTACAGGACCTTTTGCTTCGGTTGACGTTCGACAACATTTGCGGCCTCACATTCG GCAAAGACCCGGAAACGCTGTCACCGGAATTACCCGATAACCCGTTTGCCAAGGCATTCGACAACGCCACCGAAGGCACTCTCCAACGCCTTCTCTATCCCTCTTTCCTCTGGCGACTGCAGAAGACCTTCGGCCTCGGAGCCGAGCGGCAGCTAGAGAAGAGCCTCCGTGTCGTCGAGAACTACATGAACGAAGCCATCGTAGCGCGCAAAGCGACGCCGTCCGACGACCTGATATCCCGCTTCATGAACAAGCGCGACGTCGACGGGAACCACTTCCCGAGCGCCGTCCTCCAGCGCATCGCCCTCAACTTCGTCCTCGCTGGCCGCGACACGTCGTCCGTCGCGCTCAGCTGGTTCTTCTACCTCGTCATGAACAATCCCCAAATCGAGGCCAAGATCGTCGGCGAGATCTCGACGGTCCTGAAATCGACACGTGGCGACGATCAGCGCCTCTGGCTCGAAGAGCCCCTGGTGTTCGACGAGGCCGATAAATTGGTTTATTTGAAGGCCGCCCTGGCTGAGACTTTACGATTGTACCCTTCCGTACCGGAGGACTTTAAGTACGTTGTGAACGACGACGTTTTGCCGGACGGGACTTTTGTGCCTGCCGGTTCGACGGTGACGTATTCGATCTACTCGGTGGGGAGGATGAAGTGTATATGGGGGGAGGACTGTATGGAGTTTAAACCGGAGCGGTGGATTTCGGCTGACGGGAACCGGTTCGAACCGCCCAAGGACGGTTACAAGTTCGTGGCGTTCAATGCTGGACCGAGGACTTGTTTGGGGAAGGACTTGGCTTACCTGCAGATGAAGTCGGTAGCTTCGGCCGTGCTGTTGCGTTACCGCCTGTCTCCGGTTCCCGGTTTCCGCGCCCAGCAGAAGATGTCTCTCACGCTCTTCATGAAGAACGGGCTTCAGGTGTATTTGCATCCACGTCAGCTTGGTGGTGGGCCAGGTCTGGTCGCCGCCACCTCAGCATAG
- the LOC117632092 gene encoding uncharacterized protein LOC117632092, translating to MASLTMVFAPVATGRASSRVYAATAAKGGSKEEKGLLDWILGGLAKEDQLLETDPILKKVEDKNGATNGGRKGTVEIPQKKKGGFGGLFVKKD from the coding sequence ATGGCCTCCCTCACAATGGTTTTTGCTCCGGTGGCAACCGGTAGAGCAAGTAGCCGGGTGTACGCGGCAACCGCGGCCAAGGGAGGAAGCAAAGAGGAGAAGGGTCTGCTTGATTGGATTCTTGGCGGGCTAGCAAAGGAGGACCAGCTGCTTGAGACTGATCCAATCCTCAAGAAGGTTGAGGATAAGAATGGTGCCACTAATGGTGGCCGCAAGGGCACAGTGGAGATACCCCAGAAGAAGAAGGGCGGGTTTGGAGGCCTCTTTGTCAAGAAGGACTGA